The genomic interval tctaaattttccagcccgagaacacaaagggaggaactcatggctccacctgtgtaggtagttgagggtggccttgtcaggcatcagtggaagtggatggccttggtgcctaaaagtttggatttcctagtatTGAggaatttaagagcagggaggaatttaaggcaggaatgggaggatggtgggagcacaccctcatagaaactcccagaatcatatggattagacatgacagaggcaggatggcagaagactagattccagaattcaaacaaacaattatcttgatactaaaatttgttttgagaattgtatattgcagaatagacagccttggtgtatctactcatcaagcaagctgagcagacctgctcaaacttctgatgtcctggaattccagctggatgcagtgaagacacagcatcagaggcttatcaatttactcttcccgcTCCCCctttttaatatctcaatgcccttaatcagcttgaagaagttaatgaagagttggcgcccctttTCCCTGGGCTCCGGGACTGAGGttgttaatattgggctgtctttctagggaaaagtagtggttttgttggaacagggaggaatagctaggatttattgcatagccataacttattggtagaaatatgtataattgttattaagatgaagttataatttcttaaatagtacaaaatttactttgatttcaaatttatggttttcattggtacgagtttcttattaatataaaagtgagattaatattgttactctcataggcattgtgcctatataacacatttaggaatacaaggcttagacccagtccttctttaacttttttaactgatttgagatggttagcctgggttttaagggcctatagcaaatgcatggctctgagtttattgttagggtgttttctgtattttatttagaaatagctgagaggcactaacagacaacagtccagattgtcttacatgaatagttggttttcaaaacgtcagaagtccacagaattggacACAGAATTCCAGCTGTGCTGCCCTtctccagaggctcctccctatataacCCAGACAGTTTGGtctcctcctccctgcttctctcttttttttttcttctctatctcttctctctctgcacacACAAGAGCCTTTTAtctttctctcctgctccctctccatggtgacttccctggcctcagtCTGTGGAGCCAGTGAGTTTACCTAAGACCAACTTCCCAATAAATCTGTATTTAATATAGTCTAAAGCGGCTTGAATGGGCTGatttcactggcagagaaataacttatcagcTTGGGCTAATCAAACATCTCTGGCTCATTCCTTTCCATTACTCCCTCATTTGCAATGGGATCATTGCAAACAAAGCTGCTCTGAGCACTGACCTGTTCCACTCTTCTGTGTGTCAATATCCAGGCATCAAAGGCCTGCATGTCTCATTTCTCCAAGTGAGACTTTACTTCTAGACATGACAGcacagaaagaccaaagtatTTACATGACCCAAGAGAAGGCAAACGTGCCATGCCAAACAGAGCGATGTGAGAGAGACTAGTGTTGATCAGGAGACAGAAAAACAGGAGAAGgagtgtagggcagtgggctgtgtgaagcagctgggtgtttggttgagtaTGAGTTTCAAACCCTGGAACCTTTATCGGACGGCAGgcgttcagctctgctcccaggccctggttcttttcatttagcttcagtcctccaacaacccctcccacagagaggtttatgaccatcagtcacgagGAACGGTCCCTcgggctctcccacatgcagatgaggtatctccaagctctcaggtcaagccaatagacattatctgctgtcagaccctaacccaccccaaaactgtatataagggctctatttaggggaagtaaagtgcatgcttaagaatcatcctggtgtccgagagtttttgtcacaagagctgttaacacttggggagagctctgctctcccagaacctgcctgggacaccaagctgcctccttgccagctagctggctccttatcggcccagcctgggcctggacTGGCTCAGAGTGGAGATGTTggggcctgagcaaaatgttgaggcctgggctgacccacgttgggggcggccactgtatccccagcccaagctgccgctccagtccgtggctcagggttcagcaagagagagagtgaggacggactcaaagaatggagaccagacagagagtgattcaatcccgtttattcttcagtctctcttcctagtccaagtaccaagtcttgagttcctagttcctagttcctagttgtactcctcctagttcctagttgtactcagtAATGTGTCTAGTTCCTAGCTGTACCCTCTGGAGAGTCTCGtttctagctgtactctctaaagagtctcccaaAGAGTCtgcttcctctaagtgtctgattctctcccctcctgtcttctgtatgcctctcgcctttatatgtctcacttctaagccatgcctctaagtcacacctttaatcatgcccttaggtcttgtttctaaatctgatctctaagtcacactcttaagtcacacacctttaatctcacacacctttaatctcacacacctttaatctcaaggtatctaaaccaagattatcagagtgtgctcagctgttgtaggctattgtaatccaagtctcatgtcatggtatatggctcaagatggctgcaaagctgatagccgctttctgctaaaagttggcccccaacacggAGATACAGGTGCAGCACTAGGGAGAGACCAGTCAGCGACAGCAGCAGCAAgctgggcagaggcagcagccggagcaggcaatctcccctcctgctcgcactctgtgtcctttggcctcgacctcccACATCAGGCCGGGctagagacctacagacagtagAGACGCAGGCCAGAGGCAGCGCAGAGACAATAgagagccctccctgctctcaccctgtccccagtcagGAGATTGTCATGGGataccctccagaacaagggaccaacAGAGGAGGTCTCACACTTTGCTTGTGGATTCCAAGGGCACAGCAAACTGTCCTAGGATTTCCTGGTTTGGATAATCCCAACAGGTTTCAGGTTCAGGACCATGTCAGGTCCTGAAATAGTATTTTGGAAAAATACTGAGTGGTTGATAAAAGTTGGAGATGGCCTGTTCGCTCAGGAGTCATTGGACTGCCTGTGAGAGCTTTGTCCCTGGGGAGGAGGTCATTTAGTCTTCCTAAAGACCAACCAGCCTTGCTTAGGAAGCCTTAGGTGTTGCCATGTCACATCAGGAAACAGATGAAAGGCTCCATGCTTGCCAACCTTACACACTGAGCAATGTTTCCTGTTTGTATGACGTTCAGTCCGTCAGCTTGCCCACCAGCACTTGCTCTGTTCAACTTGTCCTCTCAATCTTTGCTACTATTATACAGGATAAGTCTTGTGCTATTATGCTGTATGTCCGTTGTAACTAATGGAGTTCATCATTTCTCATGACACTGCTTGCCATTTCTCTCCCTATTAGCCGTGTGGCTCCtgttgtgtgtttgagtgtatgagGGAGAGCGGGCATGTACATACCACAGTGTGCGCATGATCAGAGGACAACCCTCACCCATGGTTTAGGACAGGTCTCTGGCAGTTTGACTTTGTGGACTGCCAGGCTAACTGGTCTATGAGCTTCTGGGAATTCACCTGTCCTAACCCATCTCTCGACAGGAGCACTAGGACTACAGACACATGCTACCAAGTCTggctttacatgggctctgggagtCGAACTCAGGTCCCCAATAACACACAGAAATATTCTACCTATTgaaccttctttttcctttcattggGCATTGACTCCTATCTCCTTCTGCATTAAAGTGTTTAGTTTATTATTAAGTTTTGGGTTTCTTTTAaaggttactttatttatttcatgaatatgtatgtgtacactgtctctgtcttcatacacaccagaggagggtatcacagatagttgtgagccaccatgtggtttttggGAATTGAATTTAGAAGCTCTGGAATAACAGCcatctcttaactgctgagccatctctccaactccttagttttgtttttgaggtagggtttctctatgtagacctggctgtccagAATTTGCTATGTCAACCAGGCTGTGACAAATGATGACTCTCACGAGTAAACCAAGAGAATCTGAGAAGCACCCATGTGATCCCTCAGTTACTCCACTGTTATAACTGGACATAAGGAGCTCACAGTCTTGTGATAAATCCGGAGCCAACACATGAGGTGACTGTGTGTGCACCTCCTTTCTGTACTGCCAGCCTGGTGAAGCCTGTGGTTGCTTACATGATATTTGCCCTCAGACAACCCCAGTCTCAACAGTCTCATACAACTGTGGTAGACTGATCATGGGGGCTCACATCTAGAATTCCAGGACTCTGGAGGAAAAGATGcatggaactctgtgagttccaggccagcctggtctacatagcaacaAGAAGAGAAGGGTGCAATGGCTCTCCCATGATCACCTGGATAGTCAGGGGCAGTCACCCTTCTCTGAGTGACCACACAAGTCATTTCTCTCACTGTCTCCTGGATCCTCTGAAGACCTCACAAGATTACCATTTAGCACAGAGATGGAGCACAGAACAGAGCTGCAAGCATTTATTAGACTCAGTCTAAGACACTGAAGGATGAGGGCACAGGTGTCAGGAATCCAACTtcaggagagaaagaggacaggtCAGCAAGATAGCTCCTCAGATCAGACATGTTGCAAAAATGGGTTACCTAAAACTTGTTAACTTCTCATCCTATGATAACTTGGCAAGCTTCTCCTTAATTTTTGCTATGGTATCGTCAGTATAGTAGCTCAAACATTCCTGACTGAAGAGAATGGCTTCctggaaaacaaaaagacagacagagactgaggTGGCTACAGGCAAGGTGCAGGACCTCAGCAGGTCTTCCCAGGCACCCAGGATGAGACCACTCCTCATCTACAGCAAAGAGAATCTCCTGCAGTGATTCTGTATCCAGCAACAAACTATGCCCAAGGAAACTAGAGCTCATCCACAGCCTTCAGGAGGAAGCCTGAAAGCTGCCATAGCCAgtcaggggagaagaggagaaggttCTGGAAGGCATAATGGAAGCTAGGTCTAGAGAGGGACAAGATAGCTGAGAATGAGTTTTGTTAATGTATCCCATGCCTGaagacatctctccaggcacACTGGCTGCATTGCCTTGTTACAAATACATTCCCCCGTGTGGGTTTGTTAGAGGAAATTTTGTTTTAGATAAGACTGTAGTTTGCAGGGCCTGACACTCAAACTAAAACTACTTTGGGAAATAAGGGGAGGTCTGCATTGTTCAAACTATTCATCTCTGCAATCCAGATATGCTTGAAACAAGAAACATCAGGAGACAGCTGTGGTGAACAGCTACAAACACTCTTGGGGTTGGGGTAGCATGTCAGACATGGAGAGAGTTTCTGCTTGTAGCTCAGATGATGCCAGCAGAAGGGGGAGTcttctgaggcaggagaagtTCCAAAAAAGACACTGGGCAGTAGACAGAAGTTTCAAGCATCTTAGAGTAGAGCTGAGATACCATACCTGTGCAGAGGCAAGACCAAGAACTCCCCTGTTCCTACTATGGGTGAGAACCCAATGTTTACCCAGCATGTGGGAGTTAATTGCAGGAACAAGCATAAAACAGACTGGATGTGTACCTGGCATGCTGCATTGACATGTGTTAGGGTGGGCAAGGGTTTGAGTTTTTAGTTGCTATTCACATGACATGTTTTAATGCTTGCATTGATTATTAGTGAACAAGACTTCCACCATTTGCTGCATGGGCGATTAGAGGTAGGGAGGTCATTATCAATATTTTGGGTTCCAGTAATATGTTTTTTAAGTGTCCCTCCTTGTAGCAGTCCTGGATTTTTTCATAGGCCGCCGTTTCCCCCTTAGTGCCATTGAATGCAGAAAGTTCATGATGCAACCACGACCTGCTTCCAGAGATAACACCCGCAAAACCAGCAAAGAAAGGAACACAGGCTTCCGCTgtaaacacagacagaaaagcaACATTAAAAGACCATGGGAGCAGTTGGGgatttggctcagtggtagagctctggCATAGCAAGCAcagggctctgggttcagtcctcagctctgaagacaaaaaaaaaaaaaaaaaaaaaaaaaaaaaaaaaaaaaaaaaaaaaaaaaaaaacccacaggctGGTAGAAGCAGCTGCATCTAAAAATGCCCTTTCCATAGTCCTGCCCTCCCAAAAGATATAGACTTCCAGATACAACATGGTTTCCATAAGAGACATATTTCtagcagaaaaaaatacatgagtGGACAGACGTGGATATCTGACCTTCATGAAAACCACACACTTGTCTCTGCTTCAACTGTGCATCTACAGGCCCTTCATCATGAGTATCATCACCAGCTCACCTGTGTCTCCCTGTCCCACCCACCCAAATGTTGTCACCCTGAGCAGAAAGCATCAACATTCTTCTAAAGCTCTTGGCCAGTGGCCTCCTGAGGACTTTTAGATCTATCTCAGGGCCCCACTTAGAGATCTATATGGGACTGAGATGGGGTGAGCAAGGGTCCCGCTCTCACTTGTCTGGAAGCCCAGCTCTCCAATCACCAGCAAGGCCAGCAGTAGAAGTGTCCCCTTCATGGTGGAGAGTGTAAATGCTCTTCTCAGAGCAGATCCTCTTCCTTATAAACCATTATCACTCTGAGCTCAGCCAAGCCCACCCCCAACCATCCTCCCAGGAGCTCCAAATAATTTTGGGCAAGAAATTagtatctctggatccccttacAACTTGCATAGAggaaggagcatgggagatcctcCAAATCTGAAGAACAAACAGCCTGAGACAGCCTGGTGTCATCAGCTTCTGGAGAGAAGTTCTTTGTACCTTGGCCAAAGAGGGGTTAGAGCTGACCTTTATAAGTAGCACGTGTGCTGAGCCAAATGCCCTGTGGTCTGTCCCACTtgtcacctctgcttcctgatttcaCTCCTCACCTCTCCTGGCTCCAATTGTCAAAGTTGCTGAGGTCTTTGGATTGGAAGGCAGAGGACATGGAGGCACCACTTCCCAATTGGTGACTCTCAGACAGGGTCGCCCCCGCCTGTTTGGCCATGTGGGTATCCTCCGGGGCTGGTGATGGTTTTGTACCACAAATTCTGCTTCACTCCATGGTAACTCATTCCTGTTGTCATGCTCACCTTGTCCCCTCTCAGCTCTGTCAGTAACCATGTCTGAAGGAGGTTTGAAGAGCAGAGTCCATGTGGTGAGAGCAGTGAACAGTAGAGTGAGAGATTCACCCCTGGACATGGACTCTAGGTTGTCCACAACCCCACAGGCTACTGTAGACTGCATGGCTGTAAACTACACTGCTCTACAGGCCACAGGCAGTGCTGTGTGTAGACAGTCTCAACTTCAGGTCAACCTACTTACCCTAAGGAAGACATTTTCAGCACAAATGAGATTGTCAGCTGGGTGTTGTACTCCCCATTTCTGGAGACAGGAAGCTCTTAAATGCAAGCTCACCCTGATTGCAGTGTGTGATGGTTACCCTTGAGGATCATCCTGACTGGGTGGCAAGTTGCCATGGAAACCAAGCTCTGAGTGGGGGTTTGGGGCTTGGTCAATAGATTGTGGGCAGACTGACTTTCATGTGGCAATGTGGACTATGGACATAGCCAGGGTTGAAAGGGGACAACAAGCTGACCACAACCATTcgtgtctctctgtttcctgattgtAGCTGTGACCAACCACCTCCATTGTCTGCACTGTGCCTAgctcactgtgatggactgtgtctCTTCAAACTGTGAGCTTCTCACCTGGCATTTGTCATTAGTTCCCTACAACAGTGGTAGAGTATTGTTTTAGCATATGCAAAGCCCTGTAGTTATTCCAcagcaccacacacataaacagggGCAGCCAAAGAGATGGATAAGTGTGCAAAGTGCTTGTTATGCAAGCATAAAGGCCTAGTTTCAGATCCCCAGGACTCCTGAGAGTGGTGGCATGCACATCTAATCCcatgtgagcttcaggttcagtaagagaccttgtctcaaaaaataaggaggaaggctgtggagacagctcagtgattaaagGTGTAGGGATTGAaggtgaagacctgagttcaaatcctggacCCAcctagtagaaggagagaacgaACTCCTTCAAATTTTCATCTGTCCTTCACAtgcaggcatacagagagagagagagagagagagagagagagagagagagagagagagagagagagagagagacagagacagagacagagacagagacagagacagagacagagagacagagagagacagagagaaacagtgagagagagagacacacacacatcatgcctaaacacatgaacacacctaCAAATGTCTGTGGAAACTGCCATGAGGAAGCCTGAATACGCTCCTAATGGACAAATATCAATCAATTTGAACAACAAACTAACATGTTATTGGAATGTACTAGAACTGTGAAATCACCTATAAGCCCATGCTCCTGTGAATGGTTGCATGGCAGATAAATAAATATGGATGAAAGTCACTGTTGTTACATCTCACAGAAGAATCCTGAGAATCTGTAGGTCTTCCTCCTGGGAATTGACTTCCCTTCAGTCCTTCAGTGTGAGCTACAACTTCTCAAGAAAACAGCATGGGGCTTGGGGGATAGGCCAGTCAGTGAAGCACTTGCTGAGTGCACACACTTGAGTCTATGAGGTTCAGCCCACAGAACCTGTGAGGACAGCCAGGTACAAAGTGCTCTCTGGTAACTTCAGCACCAGAGAGTCCACTCCTGGCCAGCCCATCTGGCCAAATTAGCAGACTTCAGgctaagagatcctgtctcaaaaatataaggtGGTCTCAGCTGTAAAGAGGAGCCAGATTCTCTTCCAGCAACCACAgggcagctaacaaccatctgtaactccagttccagaggatccagtgctctcttgtgacctccacagggaAAGCAAACATGACTGCATTAGACAATCATGAAGGCACaatccacatacacataaaattaaattaaattaaatgtcaaaaaagcaagtacatatgcatgtatatggatgtatgcacacacatataatgtatatacacacatatctatatggGGGAAAGCAACTGAAGGCACCTCACTGTCTTTCCCTGGCCACcttgtgcatacacatatgtttGCCGCATGTCTTAGTTAAGATTACTGTTGCTgtaataagacaccatgaccaaaaacagagTAGTGTGGGGTCACCCAGCGGTAGACACTTGCTCAGCCACACTATGTCCTTGTCTCCATTCCCAATCCTGTCTAGAAGAGAAAAGTCCCCAGTGGGCACATTCTACAGGCCTTCGCAGCCCTCGACATGCAAGGTCACACAAACAGCTACCAGTGGACTCAGAAGAGAGCTCACAAGTAGATCTCAGTACTTGGCACCTAATGGCCCAAACAGTAACCTGGTTTAAATCCTGTTTGGCTCAGTAAGCAGTAAAAGTCAAAGGCTTAGGCCTCTCTACGTCTTCAGCAAATTTCATTCTGTCATGGGCTGATGTAGAGAAAGTGACGGTCAAGTGCCCTTCACAACAAACTACTTAATTCTGACTTATCAAAACACTTACGATCTTTACTTTATACAGCCAAattacataaacacaaacacttaTATAATGGAGGCGGAGGGGGGTGTGGTGGAGGGAGTGTGAGCCCAAGCCTGAATTATGTGGAAAAATAGTGTTGCATGTTTTTTAAAAGGGTATTATTTATAAACTTAAAAGAAGTGAGATAGCTCCTCGGCCAGTCCAAAGAGAATCTGTGAAGACCTCCTATGTGTGTTGACCCTGGGAGAGAGAAAGGCCCTGCTCTCCTGAGCCTTCAGACATCTAAAGGACACCAAAAGGCAGCCAATGCAAGAGGAGCTAGGGAAGAGGAAGCAGGGTTTagagtcttccctgtggtggaggtcAGGTGTGTTCTTATACACAAGGGAGCCATGTGCACTGCAGGGGTGTAATCTGTGttgtgttgctatgacaaaagacTCAAGACTAGGTAACGCATATGGAAAGAAGTTAATTTGCTTCATGGTCTGGAATCTTGAAAGTCCAAGATAGAGCAACCTCAGGTAGCCACGGCCTTGTGCTGACTGAACACAGGGTGCACAGCAGAAGGGCAGCAGGGGATTGTGGAAGACAAAGAGCAGAGGCTCCACCCTGCTTCTCAAGCAGCCACCATACACTGCTCAGGCCTGCTTCATGGGGAACCAGGGCTCAACGTGGGTGTTAGTTGGGTGTCCTAGACATGTTGAAACCACAGCAGGCTCTCCCTCTGATATGTTGGTTTTTGATGCAGTCTGGGGATTTAGGTGACAAATCTCCCAGGTGAAGGAAAAGCATTTCAGGCAGTAAGAGCAGAGCATATGAAGGCCCTGGTTCTCGCCTGGGGCTTCCTCATAGAGAAATGGTGTCCTACTTCATACAGAAACACTGCAAATGACAAACATGCTAGGTAAATGGTAAATTCCAGGTTTAGCTGCACACAGAGCAGTCAGGTGACTGGCAAAGTCCAACAAAATGAGGTAAAGACATGGTGCTTCCAACCTGTGATTCCCCACTtgtgggaagccaaggcaagcGTGCCCCAGTTACCTGTCTGGGATCCCCTTCATCACAAAGATAGAAATTGTGCTTGGGTAGGGGGATGTTATCCGGAGCTGGCTTCAGCCTCTTCTTTGCCCTCCATGTTTGGCAACCATGTGCACAAGCTCctgtaaatgaaatatatattttaactagcctgtataaaacacacacagacttagTATATTATGTGAAGAGCTGTAAGCCTGGATTGGACAGGCcctatactattttaattacatccaATCCATAGGGCCCGTGTTATTGCTGTTTAATGTTGCCCAGGATTATTTCCGCTTGGACTCTACTTTTTCCAGGGTAGCTGTGGGATATTTAAAATGGCCGTCCTGCTAGCTTTTTGACCAGTAGTCAGAGTAGATATAGCAGCAATGCATACTCTGGCAGTGGCCAATTAGGAGGTCGGGTCTCTCCAAACTGAAATACTATTCCTTAGTTATTAGACAATGAACATGAGGTACATGCACTGTGAACTTAGTGAACACACTAATGATGGTTATTAACAGGGCCTTGCTGTGtaattctggctggcctggaactctctgtgtagaccaagctgacctctaactcacagagattggccttcctctgtctcctaaaACCTGGGATCAAATGTGTGAGTCACCATAGCTGGCCTTTGCTAACAGATTTAGAAATGCTTACCACCAGCTCCTAGGAAAGCTGAAtctaccacacatacacaaaagcatacacacaaacatatagacaaacacacacaccctttctcaGGAGGGTTATGACCTCAAGACTGACCTGGGCAAGATTCtgactcagagaaagagagagagagacagagacagagagacagagacacagacagagagacagagagacagagagagagagacagagggacaaagacagagaaacacctaaaaacacaaaacataaaccTCAACCGGGGTCAACCAGAGGTTACGAGGTCAAGGTTAGGCAGATGTGGCTgtgcttgcctttaattccagcaatcaCATGGGAGAGAGGCACAAAGACCTCTGTGAGTaaaaggctaacctggtctacttagttccaggacagccagggctgtgtagaaagaacctgtaacagaaaaaaaaaaaaaaaaaaaaaagtcaagttgaTGGACGCCTACAACAGCAGAAGCTCGGGTTCAGAGACTGGTTCAAGAGAAGCCACGAAGCAAATAAAGGATGGGGCAGGACAAAGACAGGGCAGGGTCACAACGGTCAGTGGTCTGAGGTCTGGCTTGTCTAGACACTGACTGTGAGTA from Arvicanthis niloticus isolate mArvNil1 chromosome 1, mArvNil1.pat.X, whole genome shotgun sequence carries:
- the LOC117724521 gene encoding secretoglobin family 2B member 24-like, giving the protein MKGTLLLLALLVIGELGFQTTEACVPFFAGFAGVISGSRSWLHHELSAFNGTKGETAAYEKIQDCYKEGHLKNILLEPKILEAILFSQECLSYYTDDTIAKIKEKLAKLS